A region of Nakaseomyces glabratus chromosome E, complete sequence DNA encodes the following proteins:
- the TIF4631 gene encoding translation initiation factor eIF4G (CAGL0E03289g~Ortholog(s) have mRNA binding activity and role in ribosomal large subunit biogenesis, stress granule assembly, translational initiation) produces the protein MSEDSAEQVRKTFIEQVRMRKAALEQAKLAKQKAEEDAKRAAEEEEKKKQEAAEAEVRAAEEAKAAEAKAQAEAEAAAQKEAHAEADVDAIEADVEEKVDDSESNAEVEVDAKEEAAPEEKTEEAVVAPENSISVFLENVHKAEGIEDPYTMEYPAGLEKPDPRYKKETMKYTYGPTFLLQFKTKINFQVDEQFKASVLSKIVIPPSSGNRRNNSTRSLRDPALLPNSSRNGSRRSTRNSKRSSRRGDRDRDSRRGARDSFRKGDENSEKQDQKPPAEPVAPLVPSANRWVPKSRLKKATTEDGEPTVRYAPDGKTVLLEKEDVERKMKSLLNKLTLEKFEPISTEIIEIANQSQWEKNGETLQIVIEQIFLKACDEPHWSTMYAQLCGKLVKDLNEDIADENNEGKSGPKLVLLYLVARCHTEFSKGWSDKLPTNEDDSPMEPEMMSDEYYQAVAAKRRGLGLVRFIGFLYNLHLLTVKMMFECFRRLMKDLTGSPSNEVLESVVELLNTVGQQFETDSFAIGENVLLGSDLLDTLFELIQNVIDAGKISSRIKFKLIDLKELREEKNWNNDKNDQGPKTIKQIHEEDEKARQLKAMNSSNMGSRNNSRRSGGRDRDFPSRQGSNRDRGLRNSKREFSSRSSTNISKDSFITTRSASGRYTNAQTARNPLQKEEAPIKHSASTNMFSALMNDDEE, from the coding sequence ATGAGTGAGGATAGTGCTGAGCAGGTGAGGAAGACATTTATTGAGCAGGTGAGGATGCGTAAGGCTGCGTTGGAGCAAGCGAAGCTTGCCAAACAGAAGGCCGAGGAAGACGCCAAGCGCGCTGCAGAGGAagaggagaagaaaaagcaGGAGGCTGCCGAAGCTGAGGTGAGGGCTGCTGAAGAGGCTAAGGCTGCTGAAGCCAAGGCTCAGGCCGAAGCTGAAGCTGCAGCCCAAAAGGAAGCTCACGCTGAAGCAGATGTCGATGCCATTGAGGCCGATGTGGAAGAAAAGGTTGATGATTCTGAATCCAACGCTGAAGTGGAGGTAGATGCCAAGGAGGAGGCAGCTCCAGAGGAGAAGACCGAAGAAGCTGTTGTTGCGCCAGAGAATTCTATCTCTGTGTTTCTAGAGAACGTGCACAAGGCTGAGGGCATTGAGGACCCATACACAATGGAATATCCAGCCGGTTTGGAGAAACCAGACCCTAGATATAAGAAGGAGACTATGAAGTACACATATGGCCCTACTTTCTTGCTGCAATTCAAGACCAAGATTAACTTCCAGGTTGATGAGCAATTTAAAGCCAGTGTCTTATCCAAGATTGTTATTCCACCATCTAGTGGcaacagaagaaataaCAGTACCAGATCCCTTAGAGATCCAGCTCTTTTGCCAAACTCTTCTCGTAACGGCTCTAGAAGAAGTACCCGTAACTCCAAGAGATCATCCAGAAGAGGTGACAGGGACAGGGATAGCAGAAGAGGCGCCAGAGACTCTTTCAGAAAGGGCGATGAAAACTCTGAGAAGCAAGATCAAAAACCACCAGCTGAACCAGTGGCCCCATTGGTGCCAAGTGCCAACAGATGGGTTCCAAAATCCAGACTCAAAAAGGCTACTACCGAAGATGGCGAGCCTACTGTTAGATATGCCCCAGATGGTAAGACTGTTCTATTAGAAAAGGAAGACGTCGAAAGAAAGATGAAGTCTTTGTTGAACAAGTTGACTTTAGAGAAGTTCGAACCAATTTCTActgaaattattgaaattgcCAATCAATCACAATGGGAAAAGAACGGTGAAACCCTACAAATTGTCATTGAACAGATTTTCCTAAAAGCATGTGATGAACCACATTGGTCTACCATGTACGCACAACTTTGTGGTAAGTTAGTAAAAGATCTTAACGAGGATATTGCCGATGAAAACAACGAGGGTAAGTCTGGTCCTAAGCTAGTTCTTTTATATCTAGTTGCTAGATGTCACACTGAATTCTCTAAGGGTTGGTCTGATAAACTACCTACAAATGAGGATGACTCCCCAATGGAACCTGAAATGATGTCTGATGAATACTACCAAGCTGTTGCAGCCAAGAGAAGAGGTCTTGGTTTGGTCCGTTTCATTGGTTTCCTATACAACTTGCATCTTCTAACAGTTAAAATGATGTTTGAGTGTTTCCGTAGGTTAATGAAGGATTTAACTGGCTCTCCATCTAATGAAGTTTTAGAATCTGTTGTTGAGTTACTAAACACTGTCGGTCAACAATTCGAAACTGATAGCTTTGCAATCGGTGAAAATGTCTTGCTAGGTTCCGATCTTCTAGATACTCTATTCGAATTGATTCAAAATGTTATCGACGCCGGAAAGATCTCAAGTAGAATCAAGTTTAAGTTGATCGATTTGAAGGAATTgagagaagagaagaactGGAATAATGACAAGAACGACCAAGGACCTAAGACTATCAAGCAAATTcatgaagaagacgaaAAGGCACGTCAACTAAAGGCCATGAACAGCAGTAACATGGGATCAAGAAACAACTCCAGACGTTCTGGTGGAAGAGACAGAGATTTCCCATCCAGACAAGGTAGTAACAGAGATAGAGGTTTGAGGAATTCCAAGAGAGAATTCTCCTCTCGTAGTAGTACTAACATATCAAAGGATAGCTTTATTACTACCAGATCAGCCTCTGGAAGATACACTAATGCTCAAACCGCAAGAAACCCTCTACAAAAGGAAGAAGCTCCAATCAAGCACTCGGCATCAACGAATATGTTCAGTGCTCTGATgaatgatgatgaggaaTAA